A portion of the Deinococcus peraridilitoris DSM 19664 genome contains these proteins:
- a CDS encoding ABC transporter ATP-binding protein: MTINAPAQSGQPSHRSPDAIELRGITKRFPLVLANDNISMTVKWGSVHALVGENGAGKSTLMKIIYGMQPPTSGEIAVDGQVVHLHDPKDAIALGIGMVHQHFMLVDPLTVTENVILGAEPTRGTSINFAAARKKVAELIRRFNFALDPDDRIEDLPVGLQQKVEILKTLYRGARILILDEPTAVLTPSETDELFDFLKNQYAREGNAVIFISHKLQEVLHISDEISVIRDGRMIGTVPTEGATPQRLARMMVGRDVVLSVAKQPARPQEVALEVRDLVVQNESKTNVVDSVSFDVRAGEIVGIAGVEGNGQSQLVEAITGLHPVAGGTVRYLGRTLSTVNARSVSEAGVAHIPEDRNERGLVLDMSTAENLILGLHDEKPFAGPLGLLNLEKIQKNALDLASQYDVRPRSTTLPAGRYSGGNAQKLIVAREMQKNPKILLASQPTRGVDIGAIEFIHKQIVAARDEGLAVLLVSADLGEVMNLADRILVMFEGKIVGEVPAGEATEERLGLMMAGVNSGPAD, from the coding sequence ATGACGATCAACGCGCCAGCACAGTCTGGTCAGCCCTCACACCGCAGTCCGGACGCCATCGAGTTGCGCGGTATCACCAAGCGTTTTCCCCTGGTCTTGGCCAACGACAACATCAGCATGACGGTGAAGTGGGGCAGCGTCCACGCGCTGGTCGGTGAGAACGGAGCGGGCAAGAGTACGCTGATGAAGATCATTTATGGAATGCAGCCACCCACCAGCGGTGAAATCGCGGTGGACGGTCAGGTGGTCCATCTGCACGATCCCAAGGACGCCATCGCCCTCGGAATCGGCATGGTCCACCAGCACTTCATGCTGGTCGATCCGCTCACGGTGACCGAAAACGTCATTTTGGGCGCCGAACCCACCCGTGGCACCTCCATCAACTTTGCAGCGGCGCGTAAAAAGGTCGCCGAGCTGATCCGGCGATTCAACTTTGCCCTCGATCCCGATGACCGGATCGAGGATCTGCCCGTGGGCCTGCAACAGAAAGTGGAAATTCTCAAGACGCTCTACCGCGGCGCGCGCATTCTGATTCTGGACGAGCCGACGGCGGTGTTGACGCCCAGCGAAACCGACGAGCTGTTCGACTTTCTCAAAAACCAGTACGCCCGGGAAGGCAACGCCGTGATTTTCATCAGCCACAAGCTGCAGGAGGTACTGCACATCAGCGATGAAATCAGCGTGATCCGCGACGGCAGGATGATCGGCACTGTGCCCACCGAGGGTGCCACGCCGCAACGGTTGGCGCGCATGATGGTGGGCCGGGACGTGGTGCTGAGCGTTGCCAAGCAACCGGCGCGCCCGCAGGAAGTGGCCCTGGAAGTGCGTGACCTGGTCGTGCAGAACGAGAGTAAAACGAACGTGGTCGATTCGGTGAGCTTCGACGTACGCGCCGGCGAAATCGTGGGTATTGCCGGGGTGGAGGGCAACGGTCAGAGCCAGCTGGTCGAGGCGATCACCGGACTGCACCCGGTGGCCGGGGGGACCGTTCGCTACCTGGGACGCACGCTGTCCACCGTGAATGCCCGATCGGTGAGCGAGGCCGGGGTGGCGCACATTCCCGAGGACCGCAACGAACGTGGCCTGGTGCTCGACATGTCAACTGCTGAGAACCTGATTCTGGGCCTGCACGACGAAAAACCGTTTGCCGGCCCCCTGGGCTTGCTGAACCTGGAGAAAATCCAGAAAAACGCGCTCGACCTGGCTTCACAGTACGACGTGCGGCCGCGCTCGACGACGCTGCCGGCCGGGCGCTACTCGGGCGGCAATGCCCAGAAACTGATCGTGGCGCGCGAGATGCAGAAAAACCCAAAAATTCTGCTGGCCAGTCAGCCCACCCGAGGTGTCGACATCGGCGCCATCGAGTTTATTCACAAGCAGATCGTGGCAGCCCGCGACGAGGGGCTCGCGGTGCTGCTGGTCAGTGCCGACCTGGGAGAAGTCATGAACCTCGCCGACCGGATTCTGGTGATGTTCGAAGGGAAAATTGTGGGCGAAGTTCCGGCCGGCGAAGCCACCGAAGAGCGGCTCGGACTGATGATGGCCGGTGTCAATTCCGGACCGGCCGACTGA
- a CDS encoding phosphatase PAP2 family protein has protein sequence METVHIMRAALGGAESFWLAVTNLGSDFAFIVLLSLYYWLINPRGGRTVGIFFGASILVTDGLKYAFDAPRPFHLDAALASEAAKQTAGGPGLPSGHVLVSTTIWGLAASQLRSRAFWALTGLVIVLIALSRVVLGVHFPLDVLVGLLVGAVLVAVGSRLPLPERDAPVWSWGVALAAVVAAAFVPVYATALGILAGFWLAKPSFNAPQTWPARLLFVVAGLLLVFAVYFAFRALPAEVRHLGAVHALRYVALVLTATELVPRLLRRFTGAQEPPVMLTA, from the coding sequence ATGGAGACAGTCCACATCATGCGCGCCGCGCTCGGCGGCGCCGAGAGCTTCTGGCTGGCCGTGACGAACCTCGGCTCTGACTTTGCGTTCATCGTGCTGCTCAGCCTGTACTACTGGCTCATCAATCCGCGCGGAGGGCGGACCGTCGGTATTTTCTTCGGAGCGAGCATCCTGGTCACCGATGGGCTCAAATACGCCTTTGACGCGCCGCGGCCCTTTCATCTGGACGCTGCGCTGGCGTCGGAGGCGGCCAAACAGACGGCGGGAGGGCCAGGGTTGCCGAGCGGGCACGTGCTGGTCTCGACCACCATCTGGGGATTGGCCGCTTCCCAGCTGCGCTCGCGTGCGTTCTGGGCACTGACAGGGCTGGTGATCGTGCTGATCGCGCTTTCACGCGTCGTGCTGGGGGTTCACTTTCCCCTGGACGTGCTCGTGGGATTGCTGGTCGGCGCGGTGCTGGTCGCAGTGGGTTCACGCCTGCCTCTCCCCGAGCGCGACGCCCCAGTCTGGTCCTGGGGCGTCGCGCTTGCCGCCGTGGTGGCAGCCGCGTTCGTGCCGGTCTACGCCACTGCCCTGGGCATTCTCGCGGGCTTCTGGCTGGCCAAGCCGTCCTTCAACGCCCCACAAACCTGGCCCGCGCGGCTGCTCTTTGTCGTTGCGGGCCTGCTGCTGGTCTTCGCTGTCTACTTCGCCTTCCGCGCACTTCCCGCAGAAGTGCGCCATCTTGGCGCTGTCCACGCGCTGCGCTACGTGGCGCTGGTGCTGACCGCTACCGAGCTCGTTCCGCGGCTGTTGCGCCGTTTCACAGGCGCGCAGGAGCCTCCCGTGATGCTGACGGCCTGA
- a CDS encoding BMP family lipoprotein, whose protein sequence is MNKVLTLGLLALGVASAQQPVRVGLAFDAGGKFDRSFNQSAYEGSQRAVKDLGVQTKDFEPSDPSQVQQGIRSFAQNGFDLTIGVGFANNASITSVAKENPDLAFGLIDDVSDAPNVASLVFKEQEGSYLVGYLAALNSATGVIGFVGGMDIPLIHRFEAGYTAGAKAANKDIRVVAQYVGTTPEAWNNPSKAKEIAGSMKNRGADVIFAAAGASGNGVIDYVKQTQCLKAAQLPKGTTFKSDNFKGVAKSATYTKACAGNSRPMFFVGVDSNQNYLGDFDKNPKTLNHGLTSMLKRVDNAVYSLIKDVKDGTFKPGERRLGLKENGVGFAIDQYNQALISKAQQDRVAKVRADIIAGKISVPTQR, encoded by the coding sequence ATGAATAAGGTATTGACCCTCGGGCTTCTCGCCCTCGGCGTGGCCAGTGCACAACAACCCGTTCGCGTCGGTCTGGCATTCGACGCCGGCGGCAAATTCGACCGCTCGTTCAACCAGTCGGCCTACGAAGGCTCCCAGCGTGCCGTGAAGGACCTGGGCGTGCAGACCAAGGACTTCGAGCCGAGCGACCCCAGCCAAGTGCAGCAGGGCATCCGCTCATTCGCGCAGAACGGCTTTGACCTGACCATTGGCGTGGGCTTCGCCAACAACGCCTCGATCACCAGCGTCGCCAAGGAAAACCCCGATCTGGCCTTCGGCCTGATCGACGACGTGAGCGACGCGCCCAACGTGGCGAGCCTCGTCTTCAAGGAACAGGAAGGCAGCTACCTCGTGGGCTACCTCGCCGCGCTGAACAGCGCAACCGGGGTGATCGGCTTCGTCGGCGGGATGGACATCCCCTTGATTCACCGTTTCGAAGCGGGATACACCGCCGGCGCCAAGGCCGCCAACAAGGACATCCGCGTCGTTGCGCAGTACGTGGGCACCACGCCGGAAGCCTGGAACAACCCCTCCAAGGCCAAGGAAATCGCGGGCAGCATGAAGAACCGCGGCGCCGACGTGATTTTCGCGGCGGCAGGCGCGTCCGGCAACGGCGTGATCGATTATGTCAAGCAGACCCAGTGCCTCAAAGCCGCCCAACTGCCCAAGGGCACGACCTTCAAGAGCGACAACTTCAAGGGTGTCGCCAAGAGTGCCACCTACACCAAAGCCTGTGCGGGCAACAGCCGCCCAATGTTCTTTGTGGGCGTGGACAGCAACCAGAACTACCTGGGCGACTTCGACAAGAACCCCAAGACGCTCAACCACGGCCTGACCAGCATGCTCAAGCGTGTCGACAACGCCGTGTACTCGCTTATCAAGGACGTCAAGGACGGCACGTTCAAGCCCGGCGAACGCCGCCTGGGCCTGAAGGAAAACGGCGTCGGCTTTGCGATCGACCAGTACAACCAGGCGCTGATCAGCAAGGCCCAGCAGGACCGGGTGGCCAAGGTGCGCGCCGACATCATCGCTGGCAAGATCAGCGTTCCCACCCAACGCTGA
- the ligA gene encoding NAD-dependent DNA ligase LigA: MTQARYAELVSLIEYHNRRYHELDDPEISDAAYDTLTRELRQLEAEHPEWVLPQSPTQKVGGAPGATFAPIRHPTPMTSLDNAFSDEDLAAFDERLARALSGAVRSAAGERPGFTYACELKIDGLSVNLYYRDGQLQWAATRGNGQVGEDVTPNVLTIASIPRELPGHAGELEVRGEVFLSREEFVRLNEEAEEAGLPLLKNPRNGAAGALRQKDWRVTASRRLQAYFYGVGKRDGVNATTQSELLGWLQSAGFPVSPDFRRVANWQEAAQFHHEVTARRSQLPFDADGTVIKLDDLQLQGEAGFTSRAPRWAIAYKFPAEEAQTRVLNITVSVGRTGRLNPLAHLEPRLIEGTTVSKATLHNEDFIKRLDLRVGDSVMVHKSGGIIPEIIRVLPEARGAASVPFEFPSHCPECHHEVVRAEGGAATVCPNPACPAQVYERLRHYVSRGAMDIRGLGERIIEILVQQGLARDAADLYRLDLATLAGLERLGEKSAGKILAQIEESKTRPLARLINALGISFVGERNAQALERAFPDLSAIASATQEELARVSGLGETIARSVHSALSDPAMQDLVARLEAAGVNTRSTSVRAGAQLAGLTFVITGTLSRPREEIREHLERHGARVSGSVTKKTSFVLAGEDAGSKLARARELERPVLDEDALGALLSERGVQLLD; this comes from the coding sequence ATGACGCAAGCTCGCTACGCGGAACTCGTCTCTCTCATCGAGTATCACAATCGGCGTTACCACGAACTCGACGATCCGGAAATCAGCGACGCCGCCTACGACACCCTCACGCGTGAGCTGCGTCAACTGGAAGCCGAGCACCCCGAATGGGTGTTGCCCCAGTCACCCACCCAGAAAGTGGGCGGCGCGCCGGGCGCGACTTTTGCGCCGATCCGTCACCCGACGCCCATGACCTCGCTCGACAACGCGTTCAGTGATGAGGACCTCGCCGCGTTCGACGAACGTCTCGCCCGCGCGCTCAGTGGGGCGGTGCGTTCCGCCGCCGGTGAGCGGCCCGGTTTCACCTATGCCTGCGAACTGAAAATCGACGGGCTGTCAGTCAACCTCTATTACCGTGACGGCCAGCTGCAGTGGGCCGCGACGCGTGGAAACGGTCAGGTCGGCGAAGACGTGACGCCCAACGTCCTGACCATCGCCAGCATCCCCCGGGAGCTTCCCGGGCACGCGGGCGAGCTCGAGGTGCGCGGTGAAGTCTTCCTGTCACGCGAAGAATTCGTGCGCCTCAACGAGGAGGCCGAAGAGGCCGGGCTGCCACTGCTGAAAAACCCACGCAACGGGGCCGCCGGGGCGCTGCGCCAGAAAGACTGGCGAGTGACCGCGTCACGGCGGCTGCAGGCCTACTTCTACGGTGTCGGCAAGCGTGACGGTGTGAACGCCACAACCCAGAGCGAACTGCTGGGCTGGCTCCAGAGTGCCGGGTTTCCGGTCAGCCCTGACTTCCGGCGCGTAGCGAACTGGCAGGAAGCTGCGCAATTTCATCATGAAGTGACGGCCCGGCGTTCGCAGCTCCCCTTCGACGCGGACGGCACGGTGATCAAGCTCGATGACCTGCAGCTGCAGGGCGAAGCCGGTTTCACGTCGCGCGCCCCACGCTGGGCCATCGCCTACAAGTTTCCGGCCGAGGAAGCCCAGACCCGCGTGCTCAACATTACCGTCAGCGTAGGGCGAACCGGTCGCCTGAATCCCCTGGCCCACCTGGAGCCGCGGCTGATTGAGGGTACCACCGTCAGCAAGGCCACCCTGCACAACGAGGACTTCATCAAGCGGCTCGACCTGCGCGTGGGAGACAGTGTGATGGTTCACAAGTCGGGTGGAATCATTCCGGAAATCATCCGGGTGTTGCCCGAAGCGCGCGGGGCCGCCAGCGTGCCATTCGAGTTCCCCTCCCATTGCCCCGAATGCCACCACGAAGTCGTTCGCGCCGAGGGAGGTGCGGCGACCGTATGCCCCAATCCCGCCTGTCCGGCACAGGTGTACGAGCGTCTGCGCCATTACGTTTCGCGCGGCGCGATGGACATTCGCGGCCTCGGCGAGCGCATCATCGAGATCCTGGTGCAGCAGGGCCTGGCGCGCGACGCCGCCGACCTGTACCGCCTCGACCTCGCGACCCTGGCCGGGCTGGAACGGCTCGGAGAAAAGAGCGCCGGCAAAATCCTTGCCCAGATCGAGGAAAGCAAGACGCGCCCCCTCGCGCGCCTGATCAACGCGCTGGGAATCAGCTTCGTGGGTGAGCGCAACGCCCAGGCGCTCGAACGGGCCTTTCCCGACCTGAGCGCCATCGCGAGCGCCACACAGGAGGAACTCGCGCGGGTGTCCGGACTCGGTGAAACCATCGCGCGAAGTGTTCACAGCGCCCTGTCTGACCCGGCAATGCAGGATCTCGTGGCGAGGCTGGAGGCGGCGGGCGTGAACACCCGGTCGACCTCGGTGCGTGCCGGAGCGCAGCTCGCCGGCCTGACCTTTGTCATCACCGGTACCCTCAGCCGACCCCGCGAGGAAATCCGCGAGCACCTCGAACGACACGGTGCGCGGGTGTCGGGCAGTGTGACCAAAAAGACCAGCTTCGTGCTCGCCGGCGAGGACGCGGGCAGCAAGCTGGCGCGCGCCCGTGAACTCGAACGCCCGGTCCTCGACGAAGACGCGCTCGGCGCGCTGCTCTCCGAGCGCGGAGTGCAGTTGCTAGACTGA
- a CDS encoding Asp23/Gls24 family envelope stress response protein, whose amino-acid sequence MEIEIAKTVLYDIACTALDRVEGLEVANAPIKVGEVLKGNNRSARRPKALKVTREGDSVTFDIGVNVEYGRNLVTLSQSVQRTITENVELMTGLKVRSVNVSVQGLNLPKGA is encoded by the coding sequence GTGGAAATTGAAATTGCCAAAACCGTGCTGTATGACATTGCCTGCACGGCCCTTGACCGTGTCGAGGGACTGGAAGTCGCCAACGCGCCCATCAAGGTAGGCGAGGTGCTCAAGGGGAACAACCGCTCCGCGCGCCGCCCCAAGGCACTCAAGGTCACCCGCGAAGGCGACAGCGTCACGTTCGACATCGGTGTCAACGTGGAGTATGGCCGTAATCTGGTGACGCTGTCGCAGAGCGTGCAGCGCACCATCACCGAAAACGTCGAACTGATGACCGGCCTCAAGGTGCGTTCGGTGAACGTCAGCGTTCAGGGACTGAACCTCCCCAAGGGTGCCTGA
- the nusB gene encoding transcription antitermination factor NusB: MTRRREATPNSSRRASREFAFRVLFESAQGQSTTQDTLQRAEGAMRGGDDAYASLSPEALDFARSLVNGYNDHRDEVDGLLRRTIQGWSFNQMAQTDLNVLRLATSELLYGNQSAPPVIESAVRIARKFGGDESGRFVNGVLASLVRALPAQDSRPSPGDERPTDEETAE; this comes from the coding sequence ATGACCAGGCGCCGTGAAGCCACACCCAATTCGAGCCGCCGCGCCTCCCGTGAATTCGCGTTCCGGGTACTTTTCGAGTCGGCACAGGGCCAGTCCACCACCCAGGACACCCTGCAGCGTGCCGAAGGTGCCATGCGAGGGGGTGACGACGCGTACGCCTCCCTTAGCCCTGAAGCGCTCGACTTCGCCCGTTCGCTGGTCAACGGCTACAACGACCACCGCGACGAGGTCGATGGTCTGCTGCGCCGCACCATTCAGGGCTGGAGCTTCAACCAGATGGCGCAGACCGACCTCAACGTGTTGCGGCTGGCAACCTCGGAATTGCTGTACGGCAACCAAAGCGCCCCGCCCGTGATCGAATCGGCAGTGCGCATCGCCCGCAAATTTGGTGGAGACGAGTCGGGCCGCTTCGTGAACGGCGTGCTCGCCAGCCTGGTTCGTGCGCTGCCAGCGCAAGACTCCCGACCCTCACCGGGTGACGAACGCCCGACGGATGAAGAGACCGCGGAGTGA
- a CDS encoding bifunctional 5,10-methylenetetrahydrofolate dehydrogenase/5,10-methenyltetrahydrofolate cyclohydrolase, with protein MSARELRGGPAADALLADARTRLSDLSATPHLHVIRLGEDPASVSYVRLKDKKAREIGLHSTVHALGEETSEEALLELIGTLNHDEHAHGILVQLPLPRHVSTEPVIAAIDPFKDVDGFHPSNVGSLWSGLPGLPPCTPAGVMAMLAHYGISAAGRRAVIVGRSNIVGKPLAALLLRADATVTIAHSRTPDLAQVTRQADLLFAAVGRAGLITPEMVQEGAVVVDVGINRVRGPERDRLVGDVHPDVATVASAMTPVPGGVGPLTVAQLLANTVRAAELQHYQRHAALRQATP; from the coding sequence GTGAGCGCGCGCGAGCTGCGTGGAGGTCCCGCCGCCGACGCCCTGCTGGCCGACGCTCGGACGCGCCTGTCTGACCTTTCGGCCACGCCACACCTGCACGTCATTCGGCTGGGCGAGGATCCCGCCTCGGTCAGCTACGTCCGGCTGAAAGACAAGAAGGCGCGTGAGATCGGCCTGCACTCGACGGTTCACGCTCTGGGTGAAGAGACTTCCGAAGAAGCGCTCCTCGAACTGATCGGCACGCTCAACCACGACGAGCACGCGCACGGCATCCTGGTGCAGCTTCCCCTGCCGCGCCACGTGAGCACCGAGCCGGTGATCGCCGCCATCGATCCCTTTAAGGACGTCGACGGCTTTCATCCCAGCAACGTCGGTTCGCTCTGGAGTGGATTGCCGGGACTGCCTCCCTGCACGCCCGCCGGCGTGATGGCGATGCTGGCACACTACGGCATCAGCGCGGCCGGTCGGCGCGCGGTGATCGTGGGCCGCAGCAACATCGTCGGTAAACCGCTTGCGGCGCTGCTGCTGCGTGCCGACGCGACGGTCACCATTGCTCACTCGCGAACTCCTGACCTCGCACAGGTGACACGTCAGGCCGATCTGCTGTTCGCGGCCGTGGGGCGCGCCGGGCTGATCACGCCTGAGATGGTGCAGGAAGGCGCGGTGGTGGTCGACGTCGGCATCAACCGCGTCCGTGGTCCGGAGCGCGACCGGCTGGTGGGCGACGTCCATCCGGACGTGGCCACCGTGGCCTCGGCCATGACGCCCGTACCGGGCGGAGTCGGGCCGCTTACGGTGGCGCAGTTGCTGGCCAATACCGTCCGCGCGGCAGAGCTGCAGCACTACCAGCGTCACGCGGCGCTGCGGCAGGCCACACCGTGA
- a CDS encoding divergent PAP2 family protein, with product MLELIHNKWLWTAVFASTGAQVIKVLLILLFERRWRPDKFMETGGMPSSHTAMVSALSTGIGLTAGTGSPLFAITVVFSLIVIYDATGVRHSSGMQARMLNELIEELREVVREGFAPRPLRVLLGHTYLEVLVGAILGVLAAMTAFVWLG from the coding sequence ATGCTGGAACTGATTCATAACAAGTGGCTGTGGACTGCCGTGTTCGCCTCGACGGGTGCGCAGGTGATCAAGGTGCTGCTGATCCTGCTTTTTGAGCGCCGCTGGCGCCCCGACAAATTCATGGAAACGGGCGGCATGCCTTCCAGCCACACCGCCATGGTCTCGGCCCTGTCGACCGGGATCGGGCTCACCGCCGGGACGGGCAGTCCGCTCTTTGCGATTACGGTGGTCTTTTCGCTGATCGTGATCTACGACGCCACCGGGGTGCGCCATTCGAGCGGCATGCAGGCGCGGATGCTGAACGAACTGATAGAGGAGTTGCGCGAAGTCGTGCGCGAGGGCTTCGCGCCGCGCCCATTGCGGGTATTGCTGGGGCACACGTACCTGGAAGTGCTGGTCGGGGCCATCCTCGGGGTGCTCGCCGCGATGACCGCTTTTGTCTGGCTCGGCTGA
- a CDS encoding NADH-quinone oxidoreductase subunit 15, whose amino-acid sequence MAHNDTALYQQWIDLLGWMQDYAQQHGLSYEKISDFPDYIYRMERPYDLPTTVASAGVGHPGQPLLIAAVSPRHVRLKGVQLRLMGGSKHWHLHAGDSGLLEGKRPFTRERLFAILDGALMGVAGR is encoded by the coding sequence ATGGCACACAACGACACGGCCTTGTATCAGCAGTGGATCGACTTGCTCGGGTGGATGCAGGATTATGCCCAGCAGCACGGGCTCTCTTACGAAAAGATTTCGGATTTTCCCGACTACATCTACCGCATGGAGCGGCCCTACGACCTGCCGACCACCGTGGCGAGCGCGGGCGTCGGGCACCCCGGCCAGCCCCTCTTGATTGCGGCCGTGTCGCCCCGGCACGTCCGGCTCAAGGGTGTGCAGCTGCGCCTGATGGGCGGCAGCAAGCACTGGCATTTGCACGCGGGTGACTCCGGCCTGCTGGAAGGCAAGCGGCCTTTTACGCGTGAGCGGCTCTTTGCCATTCTCGATGGCGCGTTGATGGGCGTGGCTGGCCGTTAG
- a CDS encoding arginine--tRNA ligase, whose translation MDVKAQLKTAVEAAAQHLGASIEAVIQETPPDKPGDYGTPAAFLLAKALRQNPAQIAQQLAASVELPATVARAEAVGPYLNFFLDAAEFVRGVVQGPVTPERKTGKVIVEHTSVNPNKELHVGHLRNVVLGDSMARIFRAAGYPVEVQNYVDDTGRQAAESIFARRHYGVTYSGPQKYDHWLGELYVKLNADPLKAELEGGIREVMHQLEAGELRDEVEDVLRSNLQTCYALGAEYDLLVWESDIVGSGFLQRAMDILEASPYCSRPTEGKYAGAFVMDMSEFIPGLEDPMLVLQRSDGTATYTAKDIAQQFWKYGLFEGLKYREFEAQPSGKTLWTSHPAGEESRRFAHASEVINVIDDRQSHPQTIVKAALAVAECNEQSERSVHLAYGTVLLEGQTMSGRKGITLSVDEVLEEAQARARAVLGERELADAAEVARVVGIGALRFAMLKSEPTRQIDFRWDQALALQGDTAPVIQYAAVRAGKIVQKAREAGFSPQAADWSQLTDLETGLARVIARSHDVLESAVRLHSPHVVAQYALDLAGAFNAWYNHKNSDGKFDTNVMASPAGLREARLALVERMHFALVDTLGWLGIDVPAEM comes from the coding sequence ATGGACGTAAAAGCGCAACTCAAAACTGCCGTGGAGGCCGCCGCGCAGCACCTCGGCGCGAGCATCGAGGCGGTCATTCAGGAAACCCCGCCCGACAAGCCGGGCGATTACGGCACGCCCGCCGCCTTTCTCCTCGCCAAGGCTTTACGGCAAAACCCCGCGCAGATTGCCCAGCAGCTGGCGGCGAGCGTGGAGCTTCCTGCCACCGTGGCCCGCGCTGAAGCGGTCGGTCCGTACCTGAACTTTTTTCTCGACGCCGCTGAGTTCGTGCGCGGCGTGGTGCAGGGGCCGGTCACGCCGGAGCGCAAAACAGGCAAGGTGATCGTGGAGCACACCTCGGTCAATCCCAACAAGGAACTGCACGTCGGTCACCTGCGTAACGTGGTGCTGGGCGACAGCATGGCGCGCATCTTCCGGGCCGCCGGTTACCCGGTCGAGGTACAGAACTACGTCGATGACACGGGGCGCCAGGCGGCCGAGTCGATCTTCGCGCGCCGCCACTATGGGGTGACGTACTCGGGCCCTCAGAAATACGACCACTGGCTGGGCGAACTTTACGTGAAGCTGAACGCCGATCCACTGAAGGCGGAACTCGAAGGCGGTATCCGCGAGGTGATGCACCAGCTGGAAGCGGGCGAGCTGCGCGACGAAGTCGAGGATGTGCTGCGCTCGAATCTGCAGACCTGCTACGCGCTGGGTGCCGAGTATGACTTGCTGGTGTGGGAGTCGGACATCGTGGGAAGCGGTTTTTTGCAACGTGCCATGGACATTCTGGAGGCGAGCCCTTACTGCTCACGCCCCACCGAGGGCAAGTACGCCGGCGCTTTTGTCATGGACATGTCCGAATTCATTCCGGGCCTCGAGGACCCCATGCTGGTGTTGCAGCGCAGTGACGGCACGGCAACGTACACCGCCAAAGATATTGCGCAGCAATTCTGGAAGTACGGTCTGTTCGAAGGCCTGAAGTACCGTGAATTCGAAGCGCAGCCGAGCGGCAAGACGCTTTGGACCTCCCATCCGGCGGGTGAGGAAAGTCGCCGTTTCGCACATGCGTCAGAGGTCATCAACGTGATCGACGACCGCCAGAGTCACCCGCAGACCATCGTGAAGGCGGCGCTGGCAGTGGCGGAATGCAACGAGCAGTCCGAGCGCAGCGTTCACCTGGCGTACGGCACCGTGCTGCTCGAAGGGCAGACGATGTCGGGTCGTAAAGGCATCACGCTCAGTGTCGATGAAGTGCTGGAAGAAGCCCAGGCCCGTGCACGCGCGGTGCTGGGCGAGCGCGAGCTGGCCGACGCTGCCGAGGTTGCGCGGGTGGTCGGTATCGGAGCGCTTCGCTTTGCGATGCTCAAGAGCGAGCCGACACGTCAGATCGACTTTCGCTGGGATCAGGCGCTCGCCTTGCAAGGCGACACCGCTCCCGTCATTCAGTACGCAGCCGTGCGCGCCGGCAAGATCGTCCAGAAAGCGCGTGAAGCCGGGTTCTCGCCCCAGGCCGCCGACTGGTCACAACTTACCGACCTCGAGACGGGGCTGGCGCGCGTGATTGCCCGCTCACACGACGTGCTGGAATCGGCGGTGCGTCTGCACTCGCCGCACGTGGTTGCGCAGTACGCGCTGGATCTGGCGGGGGCGTTCAATGCCTGGTATAACCACAAAAACAGCGACGGCAAATTCGACACCAACGTGATGGCAAGCCCTGCCGGGTTGCGAGAAGCCCGGTTGGCCCTGGTCGAACGGATGCACTTCGCGCTTGTGGACACTCTCGGGTGGCTGGGCATCGACGTGCCGGCTGAGATGTGA